TATTCTTATAAACCTTTATTTGCATCATCGTCTAATCTTAATTGCTGTTTTAATTAATCCGCTTTATAGACCGGGCTTTGTGTGTAGTTTTTGCGACGGGAACCATGTTTTTGTGTCGTGGAGCGAGGCTGTCGGCGACGGCTTTGGAGCTGAGTTTAAACTCCACGACACGGGCAGCGTTGCAAGCAGCGGCGCAACTTAAAACAAACAGACCAGCTGACATTACCTGGCCATTGCGTAACAACAGCAATACATTCAATTGCTCCCGAGGGTTTTGTGGATATATCGGTGATGGTGGTTGGGATGATTCTGCACTTTCGCCTGATGTAAAGAGGGAGAAGGACATGTTTTCCGTTAAAAACTGGGACTCTGTTCGTTTCATAATCACGCATCGGGAACAATTACCTCGAGGAACCCTGTTCGCTTTGAATTTCTCCAACAAAACGATTTTCAGCCCTACATATTGTAACACTAGCTTACTGCTTTATCGGAGGAATGGAGGCCAAAACAGACAGAAACTACATGTAGATGGACTTGAAGCTGTTTTGTTTACGTCTGGCGCGAAGGTCTGCAAGCATCGCTTCTATCCCACATCGACTGTGCAAATGAGGGATCTATCCTCTGTTGCTGCCGCACCAAAACGCCTGGAAGACTCGGCCGCAGATCTCAAAGAGGTAAATTAAACTTTGAATGGTATTTGTTTAACCTCCGTGACACCGAATGGAACCATGTTTGACCAGCAATCAAGCCCCACTTAGTTATACcaaacaattcgaccatgaaccCGCGCAGGGTTTCGTGTCGAGTCAACTGTTGCTGGTTCTCTGCCTGTTGTTTTTATAAATGACACAGCAATTACATTTCAAAAACGATTGAAATACTAGTTTGCTACAAGTAACTGGCCTACTCCACATTTATAAAGGCAGTCAGGTACATTGCAGCTAAGTTATGCAAGTAACATGACGCGCAGACACTGAGCTCTGCTCTGTTCACGTGATGTCGGCCTAACATCTTAATCAGAATGGACAGAATAGGGCTAATGCTGTCCGAATGGGGTTGTAACTGATAGCTTGCTATAGGTAGCTTTGTGTACAAAAGGCTATAAGCAATTATTGGATACATCTATCAGGAAGCTTAAAACTACTCTGGATGTTGTATAACTTGTTATGAATCTTCATTTCACAGTACTGCAATGTCCTACTTCTATTCAGTTGTCCAATGTTCGCCATATATAGgttgtgttcgtaaattcaatctggagtgccagagtgtgctctggacgttcgtaaattcagagtgcTGTCGGATTGTCCATTCGTAAATTCTGAgcatttcgctctcggagcgttcagaacGCACACTGGACGCTCAGGCCGAGGAGTTGCGTTGTGACCTCAACCGCAGTCAAGCactcaagctaactggctaaagttagctagcttgctagctatttCTAGACACAAATGAgtgaacacctcactctgaccattttactcgccctagcagagctgtttAGGCTATTTTCATGTTACACAGatcgttggtgactgtaactgtgctgctggcaacaatttaattacgcttttttgccgacgtttactgacacccgccatattcaacgggtgttgagcgttcgtaaattcattaGTTATTCTGCGCTCTCTGGGACActgacgagagtgctctgaaatcggagtagatagccagagcgaatttacgaacgcatCCATTGGCTACTGCAGTTTCTAAAACCGTTCTATCCATGACATGGCAATACATGCCTTTTCCCTCTGACTCAGTCAAGCACTACTCGTCTATTATGGCTAAATCTGTAATAAATTATGAGGATGGGACGCACTCTTGGGAAAAATCGAGTATATTCTTATTTTAATCAAAAATCATATCGGGAAACAAATGGTCAAACTATCACATTGTAAACAAGAAAATAATACATTTCCCTGTTCTGAAAACAGTAGGAACATTGTGACAAGTTCCTGACTCATCATTATAAAGGAAAAGCTGTCTTTGTGGACAGATTGAAATAAACACTCTGTTCTGTTAATGACTGCTGTGAGATCCATGGTGAAGACTTTGGCCGGAAGACCCTGCAATGTATAGGCCTAATTTGCATGATTTCTAACACATCTATAACACTGCAACATGCTGCTGTAAGTTCATGACATAAGAGGGCTTAGCTAAtgctgttattttttttttttacctctgcCCTCTCATTCCAAGTAGCAGATGTGCTAGTGAGGGTGGCGGGCTGGGGCGGTGCTGTGTGTTTGTCTGCCGTCTGCAGCCTCTCAAAGGCTGTTATCACACACAGAGCCCCTCTGTTCTCGTCTCCTCCCTGGTACAACTCCCTATAGCCACTCACTCACATGACCTTCCTACTGCTGctccctgcctgctctgctcggtTCCTCTCTGGCTTGGCAAGcagtcctctctcgctctctggccTTTGTCTATTGTTGGAGAAGCTTGTGGTGCATCACTGCACTAGCCTAGCCTCACCCCGTGTTTGGGtcaaaatagaaaaacaacagaggagtagggaaagggagagagccATATGGCTATATTTTAGGGCTCAGTTGAAAAATGCTTAGAGGACATTTTAGCAGGGCGATTCGGATGACGGATTGTAAAAAATATTTCTGAAATTATAGTGCGGGTGAAGCGGGCTGTGCCTAGTTATTTCCTGCTCTTGCTGTGGCAGCCGCTTCTAGATTCCTATTGGTCATTATAACATTACATCACCAATCATCTGTTGGAGTCCATTGCAGTATGCCTACTCCAGAGTCATCTATTACAATGATGTGTGTTTACTGGAGCCTAAAGAGCAGCTAGTCCATGTACTACTCCCCATACATGCTGCCCTGCGTGGTGAGACGCTTTGGCAATAcgtacagtgcgttcggaaagtattcagacccctttactttttccacattttgttacattacagccttattctaaaattgattaaattgtttttttccccctcatcaatctacacacaataccccataatgacaaaggaaaatcaggtttttagaataaaacctcaaatatcacatttacataagtattcagaccttttactcagtacttttgttgaagcacctttggcagcgattacagccacaggtcttcttgggcatgacgctacaagcttggcacacatgtatttggggagtttctcccattcttctttgcagatcctctcaagctctgtcaggttggatggggagcgtccctgcacagctattttcaggtctctccagagatgttcgatcgggttgaagtctgggctctggctgggcccctcaagtatattcagagacttgtcctgaagccgcTTCTGCATtcccttggctgtgtgcttagggtcgttgtcctgttggaatgtgtaCATTCGCCCcagactgaggtcctgagcgctctggagggTCTCTgtattttcctcgatcctgacaagtctcccagtccctgccgctgaaaaacatccccacagcatgatgctgccaccatgcttcaccgtagggatggtgccaggtttcctccagatgtgacgcttggcattcaggccaaagagttcgatcttggtttcatcagaccagataatcttgtttcttatggtctgagtcctttaggtgccttttggcaaactccaagtgggctgtcatgtgcctttaactgaggagtggcttccgtctggccactctaccataaaggcctgattggtggagtgctgcagagatgggagaaccttccagaaggacaaccatctctgcagcactccaccaatcaggcctttatggtagagtggccagacggaagccactcctcagtaaaaggcacatgacagcctgcttggagtttgctaaaaggcacttaaagactctcataccatgagaaacagaaagattgaactctttggcctgaatgctaagcgtcgcgtctggaggaaacctggcaccatccctacggtgaagcatggtggtggcagcatcatgctgtggttttcagcggcagggactgggagacaagtcaggatcgagggaa
This window of the Coregonus clupeaformis isolate EN_2021a chromosome 10, ASM2061545v1, whole genome shotgun sequence genome carries:
- the fam210b gene encoding protein FAM210B, mitochondrial; this encodes MFLCRGARLSATALELSLNSTTRAALQAAAQLKTNRPADITWPLRNNSNTFNCSRGFCGYIGDGGWDDSALSPDVKREKDMFSVKNWDSVRFIITHREQLPRGTLFALNFSNKTIFSPTYCNTSLLLYRRNGGQNRQKLHVDGLEAVLFTSGAKVCKHRFYPTSTVQMRDLSSVAAAPKRLEDSAADLKEDQTPKEASAKGPEEPKVPEPEEDKPSKTQQLKKVFKEYGAVGVSFHICISLMSLGMFYLAVSSGIDMAAILYKIGFSESLLQSKLAAGTSTFVLAYAVHKLFAPLRISITLVSVPLLVRYLRKTGLFKTPNSPTP